A single genomic interval of Xyrauchen texanus isolate HMW12.3.18 chromosome 48, RBS_HiC_50CHRs, whole genome shotgun sequence harbors:
- the LOC127639705 gene encoding basigin-like isoform X1 codes for MKRRGNMWLFVGTFAFLVCFFQAEALTAGFIKSPLSQMKLIEDGAELHCEVIGNPIPEVQWWFIEGEEPDEFVTQLFDGAREERVHINATYIHHAASILILNNLTLNDTGVYECRASNDPDRNDLRTPPKVKWIRSQANVIVFEHANILTVPTVVNNMTSATLSCNLTNPTSPVKGHYWTRNGKIIDNSKSSSSGLYTEYTIEKIDYHFSGIYSCVFLTEPRVNKTIEVKALPHVAAYKHIEHGNENDKAVLACVSLGYPLPTDWSWYKISEDGTGIKVAITNGTDDKYEIKNTPNKTTLYVKDLNINNDMGNYQCHGLNDLGSAHDQIQLHVRSRFAALWPFLGIVAEVIVLVTIIFVYEKRRKPDEISDDDDTVSPLKSNAATNHKDKNVRQRNPN; via the exons CGGGCTTCATAAAATCACCCTTGTCGCAGATGAAACTGATCGAAGACGGCGCAGAGCTTCATTGTGAAGTCATTGGCAATCCCATCCCTGAAGTTCAGTGGTGGTTCATAGAGGGCGAGGAACCAGATGAGTTTGTTACTCAGCTCTTTGACGGCGCACGAGAGGAACGTGTGCACATCAATGCCACCTATATCCACCACGCCGCAAGCATACTCATCCTCAACAACCTAACGCTCAACGACACGGGTGTTTACGAGTGCCGCGCATCCAATGACCCTGACCGCAACGACCTCAGGACCCCACCCAAAGTCAAGTGGATTCGCTCGCAAGCGAATGTTATAGTGTTTGAAC atgccaacattttgactGTTCCAACTGTGGTGAACAACATGACCTCTGCAACTCTCAGCTGCAACCTTACCAACCCCACTTCTCCAGTTAAAGGCCACTATTGGACCAGGAATGGCAAGATCATTGACAACTCCAAATCATCCAGTTCAGGCCTTTACACGGAGTACAC CATTGAAAAGATTGATTACCACTTTTCTGGAATATATTCATGCGTCTTCCTAACAGAGCCTCGGGTTAATAAAACCATTGAAGTCAAAG CTCTCCCACACGTCGCAGCCTACAAACACATTGAACACGGTAATGAGAATGACAAGGCTGTACTTGCATGTGTGAGCCTTGGATACCCCCTGCCTACTGACTGGAGTTGGTACAAGATTTCCGAAGATGGAACTGGGATAAAG GTCGCCATCACCAATGGCACTGACGACAAGTATGAAATCAAGAACACCCCCAACAAGACCACACTGTACGTGAAAGATCTGAATATCAACAACGACATGGGCAACTACCAGTGCCATGGTCTTAATGATCTGGGATCAGCCCACGATCAGATTCAACTGCATGTGCGCAGCCGCTTTGCTGCCCTGTGGCCCTTCCTTGGCATAGTCGCTGAGGTCATCGTTCTCGTCACCATAATTTTTGTCTATGAGAAGAGGAGAAAGCCTGATGAAATCAGTGACG ATGACGACACAGTATCCCCACT GAAGAGCAATGCTGCCACGAACCACAAAGACAAAAACGTCCGGCAAAGAAACCCCAACTGA
- the LOC127639705 gene encoding basigin-like isoform X2, producing MKRRGNMWLFVGTFAFLVCFFQAEALTDANILTVPTVVNNMTSATLSCNLTNPTSPVKGHYWTRNGKIIDNSKSSSSGLYTEYTIEKIDYHFSGIYSCVFLTEPRVNKTIEVKALPHVAAYKHIEHGNENDKAVLACVSLGYPLPTDWSWYKISEDGTGIKVAITNGTDDKYEIKNTPNKTTLYVKDLNINNDMGNYQCHGLNDLGSAHDQIQLHVRSRFAALWPFLGIVAEVIVLVTIIFVYEKRRKPDEISDDDDTVSPLKSNAATNHKDKNVRQRNPN from the exons atgccaacattttgactGTTCCAACTGTGGTGAACAACATGACCTCTGCAACTCTCAGCTGCAACCTTACCAACCCCACTTCTCCAGTTAAAGGCCACTATTGGACCAGGAATGGCAAGATCATTGACAACTCCAAATCATCCAGTTCAGGCCTTTACACGGAGTACAC CATTGAAAAGATTGATTACCACTTTTCTGGAATATATTCATGCGTCTTCCTAACAGAGCCTCGGGTTAATAAAACCATTGAAGTCAAAG CTCTCCCACACGTCGCAGCCTACAAACACATTGAACACGGTAATGAGAATGACAAGGCTGTACTTGCATGTGTGAGCCTTGGATACCCCCTGCCTACTGACTGGAGTTGGTACAAGATTTCCGAAGATGGAACTGGGATAAAG GTCGCCATCACCAATGGCACTGACGACAAGTATGAAATCAAGAACACCCCCAACAAGACCACACTGTACGTGAAAGATCTGAATATCAACAACGACATGGGCAACTACCAGTGCCATGGTCTTAATGATCTGGGATCAGCCCACGATCAGATTCAACTGCATGTGCGCAGCCGCTTTGCTGCCCTGTGGCCCTTCCTTGGCATAGTCGCTGAGGTCATCGTTCTCGTCACCATAATTTTTGTCTATGAGAAGAGGAGAAAGCCTGATGAAATCAGTGACG ATGACGACACAGTATCCCCACT GAAGAGCAATGCTGCCACGAACCACAAAGACAAAAACGTCCGGCAAAGAAACCCCAACTGA